In Vanessa tameamea isolate UH-Manoa-2023 chromosome 19, ilVanTame1 primary haplotype, whole genome shotgun sequence, one genomic interval encodes:
- the LOC113397044 gene encoding probable methyltransferase-like protein 15 homolog isoform X2, translating into MTSQYKKFTKLIAKWPVDSSKGERDLGKFIREKVKVAFEESNKQNLDSELCTRQYNALNKIADNHYRDRYKRTNQSTATGLSTEECNLILSSEVLTYLKEENKVLSRKLHNKTYKDHTPVMLNEVIKHLKPNDNELYIDMTFGAGGHSKKILESANCQLITLDRDPIAYEKAKKLSEEYPNRVIPLLGKFSELPTLLKSVGIKQCSIDGILFDFGCSSMQLDNGERGFAVSKNGYLDMRMDAGRDPNQITAREVLATANEHELYKIFKYYGEEKKAAKIAQTIIHARYMIKNIDTTHELVDIVDSCCPDEFRLDKLQRPQSNATKVFQALRIFVNNELNELNYGMVLAKYYLKINGRLVTVCFHSLEDTIVKRHIAGNIVNETANPVPLRYLSPMLVQDQETINQFLDSPWKAINKHVEVPSDEEVERNPRSRSARLRAALKIK; encoded by the exons ATGACTTCTCAGTATAAAAAATTTACGAAGTTAATAGCTAAATGGCCAGTGGACAGCTCTAAAGGTGAAAG gGATCTTGGCAAGTTCATACGAGAAAAAGTGAAAGTTGCTTTTGAAGAGTCCAATAAGCAAAACTTAGATTCTGAACTGTGTACCCGTCAATACAACGCTCTAAACAAAATAGCAGACAACCATTACCGTGACAGATATAAAAGAACCAACCAAAGCACTGCAACCGGTTTGAGCACTGAAGAGTGTAACCTCATTCTGTCTAGTGaagtattaacatatttaaaggaGGAAAACAAAG ttttatctcgCAAGCTTCATAATAAAACCTACAAGGACCACACACCTGTTATGTTAAATGAAGtaataaaacacttaaaacCTAATGACAATGAACTCTACATCGACATGACTTTTGGTGCAGGTGGACACTCTAAAAAGATCCTCGAATCAGCTAATTGTCAATTAATAACATTAGATAGAGATCCCATTGCCTATGAAAAAGCTAAAAAACTCTCCGAAGAATATCCAAACAGAGTAATTCCATTATTAGGAAAATTTAGTGAGCTTCCTACACTTTTGAAAAGTGTTGGTATTAAACAGTGTTCAATAGATGGTATATTATTTGACTTTGGTTGCTCCTCCATGCAACTAGATAATGGTGAAAGAGGTTTTGCTGTTAGCAAAAATGGTTATCTTGATATGAGAATGGATGCTGGGAGAGATCCTAATCAAATTACAGCCAGGGAAGTTTTAGCAACTGCTAATGAACATGAgctttacaaaatttttaaatactatggAGAGGAGAAGAAGGCTGCAAAAATAGCTCAAACAATAATACATGCTAGGTACATGATAAAGAATATCGATACGACTCATGAATTGGTTGATATTGTGGATTCTTGCTGCCCAGATGAATTCAGATTAGATAAACTTCAGAGACCACAGTCAAATGCAACTAAAGTATTTCAAGCATTacgtatatttgttaataatgaaCTCAATGAGCTTAACTACGGTATGGTACTGgctaagtattatttaaaaataaatggaagGTTGGTCACAGTTTGCTTTCATTCTCTCGAAGATACAATAGTTAAACGACATATAGCTGGAAATATAGTTAATGAAACAGCTAATCCAGTCCCATTAAGATATCTTAGTCCTATGTTAGTACAAGATCAGGAAACAATAAATCAATTCTTAGATTCTCCATGGAAAGCAATAAACAAACATGTTGAAGTGCCCTCTGATGAAGAAGTTGAAAGAAATCCAAGGAGTAGGAGTGCTCGGTTGAGAGCTGcacttaaaataaagtaa
- the LOC113397044 gene encoding ubiquinol-cytochrome c reductase complex assembly factor 2 isoform X1, translating into MTSQYKKFTKLIAKWPVDSSKGERDLGKFIREKVKVAFEESNKQNLDSELCTRQYNALNKIADNHYRDRYKRTNQSTATGLSTEECNLILSSEVLTYLKEENKGFFRKIFQKDS; encoded by the exons ATGACTTCTCAGTATAAAAAATTTACGAAGTTAATAGCTAAATGGCCAGTGGACAGCTCTAAAGGTGAAAG gGATCTTGGCAAGTTCATACGAGAAAAAGTGAAAGTTGCTTTTGAAGAGTCCAATAAGCAAAACTTAGATTCTGAACTGTGTACCCGTCAATACAACGCTCTAAACAAAATAGCAGACAACCATTACCGTGACAGATATAAAAGAACCAACCAAAGCACTGCAACCGGTTTGAGCACTGAAGAGTGTAACCTCATTCTGTCTAGTGaagtattaacatatttaaaggaGGAAAACAAAGGTTTCTTTAGAAAAATCTTTCAAAAGGATTCATAA